From the Maioricimonas rarisocia genome, one window contains:
- a CDS encoding enolase C-terminal domain-like protein, with the protein MSHKPTDVRVVDAQIEFEPCPFRTPLKFGGRVLEHTQLINVQVTVENNAGQHATGVGSMPIGNIWAWPSQSVTAEQAEKAMMNFAERVVRLTDGFDEFGHAIDIVYHVSAEYFHQGKVVSERLGLDEPMPELAQLVAASPLDAAIHDAYGRVNDINSYNALSEEFMNHDLSEYLDEQFEGEYLDKYTLREPKERLPLYHLVGALDPLTDGDITSRIDDGRPETLKEWIAAEGLTHLKIKLAGDDLKWDVERVLAVDRVASEVNSARGCDRWFYSVDFNEKCENVQYVLDFLARVKESTPAAYDRIQYIEQPTHRDLASHPENTMHEAAKLKPVVIDESLVDYDALLLAREHGYSGVALKACKGHTEALFAAAAAQKFDMFLCVQDLTCPGYSFLHSASLAARFPTVAAIEGNGRQYCPAANKDWERQFPSMFEITDGTVGTGALNGIGLGF; encoded by the coding sequence ATGTCCCACAAGCCGACCGACGTCCGCGTTGTTGATGCCCAGATCGAATTCGAACCCTGCCCCTTTCGCACGCCGCTCAAGTTCGGCGGGCGGGTTCTCGAGCACACGCAGCTCATCAACGTCCAGGTGACCGTGGAGAACAACGCCGGGCAACATGCCACCGGCGTGGGAAGCATGCCGATCGGCAACATCTGGGCCTGGCCCTCGCAGTCGGTGACTGCCGAGCAGGCCGAGAAGGCGATGATGAACTTCGCCGAGCGGGTCGTCCGCCTGACCGATGGCTTCGACGAATTCGGACACGCGATCGACATCGTCTACCACGTCTCGGCCGAATACTTCCATCAGGGGAAGGTCGTCTCCGAACGGCTCGGCCTCGACGAACCGATGCCGGAACTGGCCCAGCTCGTCGCCGCCTCTCCGCTCGATGCGGCCATTCACGACGCCTACGGCCGCGTCAACGACATCAACAGCTACAACGCCCTCTCGGAAGAGTTCATGAACCATGACCTCTCCGAGTACCTCGACGAGCAGTTCGAGGGTGAATACCTCGACAAATACACGCTCCGCGAACCGAAAGAGCGGCTGCCGCTGTATCACCTGGTCGGAGCCCTCGACCCGCTGACCGACGGCGACATCACCAGTCGCATCGACGACGGCCGGCCCGAAACCCTCAAGGAGTGGATCGCCGCCGAGGGACTCACGCACCTGAAGATCAAGCTGGCCGGCGACGACCTGAAATGGGACGTCGAGCGCGTGCTGGCCGTCGACCGTGTGGCGAGCGAGGTCAATTCCGCCCGCGGCTGCGACCGCTGGTTCTACTCGGTCGACTTCAACGAGAAGTGCGAGAACGTGCAGTACGTCCTCGACTTCCTGGCCCGCGTCAAGGAATCCACGCCGGCCGCCTACGACCGAATCCAGTACATCGAGCAGCCGACACACCGCGATCTGGCGTCCCATCCCGAGAACACGATGCACGAGGCGGCCAAGCTCAAACCGGTCGTCATCGACGAATCGCTCGTCGACTACGATGCGCTGCTGCTGGCCCGCGAGCATGGCTACAGCGGCGTAGCGCTCAAGGCCTGCAAGGGGCACACCGAGGCCCTGTTCGCAGCCGCCGCGGCGCAGAAATTCGACATGTTCCTCTGCGTGCAGGATCTGACCTGCCCCGGCTATTCGTTCCTGCACTCGGCCAGTCTGGCCGCCCGCTTCCCGACCGTCGCCGCAATTGAAGGGAATGGCCGGCAGTACTGCCCGGCGGCCAACAAGGACTGGGAACGGCAGTTTCCCTCGATGTTCGAGATCACCGATGGAACGGTCGGCACCGGGGCCCTCAACGGAATCGGCCTGGGCTTCTGA